From Malaciobacter mytili LMG 24559:
GACAATCAATCCAAGGATTAAACCACAGAATATTTTTTGCCATAGAGGGATTTTTTTATACAAAATCAACATCTCTTCTCCTTATATATAAATATCTATTGTAAAGAAGAGATATGACCTAAATTAGGCTTTTTTAAACTATCTTAACCTCTTGTGCATTTAAAGAATAGCCCAAGCCTTTTACTATTTTTATAGATTTTTCTGGGATTTTTTTTCTTAATCTTTTTACTAATGCTCTTATATTTATTAAAGTAGTTGGTTCCCCTTCCCAAACATACTCTTCTATTTCATCAAAGCTAAAAACTCTATTTATATCTTTTCCTAAAAGTTCTAAAAAAAGAATCTCTTTTTTAGCAAGTTTAATATCCTCTTCATCTTTAGTTAAAGAGTGTTTTGTATAATCAAATAAAATATTATTTCCAAAATCTAAAAGCTTTGGTTCATATTTACAGAGTTTTTTTATTTTATGAATAAGCTCATACATAAAAAAAGGTTTTTTTAGATATTCATCACAACCTGTTTCATATGAAGTTTGAATTTTATCAAGTTCATAATTTGAACTAATTATAATTACAGGGATACTATCATTATATGTTCTAAAAGCTTCTAATACAGAAATACCATCTAATGAAGGTACATTTATATCTAAAATTAGGCATTGATAGCCATTTGCACAAGCTTCTAAAGCTTCTTCTCCATCACTAAATATATCTACTTTATAACTTTCATTTTTTAAAGCACTAGCAACTAAATTAG
This genomic window contains:
- a CDS encoding response regulator transcription factor, encoding MKILLLEDNERLANLVASALKNESYKVDIFSDGEEALEACANGYQCLILDINVPSLDGISVLEAFRTYNDSIPVIIISSNYELDKIQTSYETGCDEYLKKPFFMYELIHKIKKLCKYEPKLLDFGNNILFDYTKHSLTKDEEDIKLAKKEILFLELLGKDINRVFSFDEIEEYVWEGEPTTLINIRALVKRLRKKIPEKSIKIVKGLGYSLNAQEVKIV